TGTACTCGAACAAGTTATTTCTGATACTTCTTCAATGAATCTGAGTAGCTCGATACAACCATTGGCTTTTGTGAAAGCCTGGGCAAAACTAAGACATGAAGCTGCACTTGGGGATTTAGAGGACAGCAATAATTTCTTGAAGGCTTGACACGAAAGGTCTATGTCATTCTTCTGACTTGCCTCTGCTAAGAAGACAATATACACATTAGGGGGAACAGAAATGTTCCTGTCTTGTAAAGCTTGTAGCATTTGACTCACAGCAGAAAGATTTCCAATCTTGCACATCTTATCAATATATGCAGCATAACCTTTGACACTTGATGCTGCCGCATTTTCAATTGTGGCATGAAATTCCTTCAAGACTTTCTCCGCTACTATCTCTTTGTCAGGAGATGCCGCTGttgaaaaaaactaaaaattccCAATGAATTAAGTTTTGCTGATTAAAATCAGACAGATTCAAAAGAGATTGACTGAGAATTGAGACCAGAAATGATATATAACTACATTGGGAAGAGAGTCATCACTAATTAGACTAATTAATTGTATGGTTTTCATGAAAAGATTGTTAAACTAATGGTAGTCCAAGACAATAATAACATGTGAAAACTATTTGTATCCAGCTGCATTTATCCACTAAGCCAAGACACAAAGACGCAAAATTATTACATGGAGACAGACATTGTGTTCTGAAATATTGATTTAGTGTATTTTATATCTTTCTTGACAAAAAAGAcacaaaaatactaataaaaaacacaacttatttttttattttttcttttatttttcttattaattttttgtaattacattttttattattatatttttcttcctgaAGCTTTTGTGTGAAAAAACTGAGAGTAAATTGgactttttatatttagtttatatcaaacaaaatacaaaaatactaatttttgtctttttaatgCCTTGTCTTGttctcttttcaaaaccaatcacAACCCAAATAACACTTTAAATTAGCTGAACAAACATTAGCAGCACTATTCCAAAACCACAAATGCTATACTTGACATTAGGTTAATCTCATTGGATCAAATCCTTTATTTCATTTTACTTTTAATGTCCCAATCATCACAGTTTATGTGTACTCTTGCAGTGCAGAATATGTAAAAAACAAGACTTTCCAATAATTCAGAGAGCAGTGACTACTTCTTCAAAATGAAATTATGAACTTGAatacaaaaatgaaaacaattaGGAACGGGGAGAAGGTACCAACCAAAGGGTAAGAGGAGGAGAGTGGAAGGTGGAAGGTGAGGGCGGAGTGAAAACGAGACACAGAGAGAACAAGTTGTTGCTGCTGCAGCTGCTGTAGAGAATAAGAAAGGAACCTCGAAGTTGTTATATTTGAAGCAATCGATAACATCATCAATGAGCAAAGATTCAAACATGTAGAGTGCAGATTTTGGTACAAGTATGAGAACAACCATTTGGGGGTTCCCACACTATGTGCTCTGCTACGATACCAAGGTTTTTGCCTTCTCCCTTCTCCCTTCTCCCTTCTCACTTCACATTCCCATACCCTCGCACTCAAAATTAATATGTTTTATCTTTATCAAGGTTCTGAGAACCGGACCAATCATCGAACCGTTCTAatcactggttcactggtttaaCCGGTCCAACTGTGGTTCAACCGAAAAAAGccattttagaataaaataataaataaattataaatatacatcCTAAAGTATAATTATAGCTTTTGGTGAAGATTTTCCTACTAATCTAGTACGGTCAACAAGCAACAAACTTATAAGATGTAAAACTGATTTCACTCCAAAATGGCTTCTTCTTCTAAACTAACATCAAGTGAAATGGCTTCTGCTTCGCGTTTGTCCAATCCAAAATTCCAAATATATCTCTCAATTGATTTAGTGCAGCAATCTGAAATAAGTTGTAAACATATTAATGAGTGTTTACACAGATCAAGTTTCCatctcaaaccaataacaacttTTAGAGTAATGAATATCATGCTTTTTAGCACAAAGTTATGTGGCTTTGCTTGACTAAATGCTGATTAATGAAAACAAGAGACTAAACAGAGCCAAGAATCAAGAACAATCAGCATCCAGCAACAAACATTATAAAACAAGCATAAAGTAACCacactaaacctgaaatcaataaagataaacaaaaataaaaaattttcaataatgatttgatttctaatttttgcCACAGCaagaaaatttcaacaaaaatttttgaaactgAAAAAACAGCAGCAGCACAAAATCAATGAGCAGAAGCACAAAACCAGTAAAACACTATCAGAGCCATCGAGCAATTATAAACAGCCACAGCacaatgaaaaatcaaaaaatatgaaCCAGTAAAAACAGCCCAAGCCACAGAAATTATAAACAGCCACagcacaatgaaaaataaaaaaatatgaaccaGTAAAAACAGCCTAAGCCACAGAaatcaatgaaaataaaaaaatatgaaccaGTAAAAACAGCCTAATCCACAGAAATTTAAAACAGCCACAGCCACAGAACATGagcaaatatgaacaaaaaaattaggagCCATCAGCAACTGGTGAACCAGTAAAACACTATCAGAGCCATCGAGCaatagaaaacactaaaacagAGTAAAAGAGTAAGTATTAGGTGTTCTGGTTGATACAAATGATATAACAGAGTAAGTTTATTTTAATACACATGATTTAACAGAGTAACAGAGCAATCAGAAGTTCAAAACAATTAGATACAAATTTGCAAATTTGTAAAATTTCACCCATCAGCAACCAGCAAATTCAAGAGTACAAGACAGATCCATCAACAACAGGAAATTACAATTTACAAAACATTCAGAACCAAACTTCAAACCAAGaccaaagaagaagaattgaagaaaaatggaacaaaaattgaagaagaataCCGAAGAAGAAGACCGAAGAACAACAATTTCGGAACTTCAAACCAAGAAGACCGAGCCCTCAGTGAAGATGAAGACGAGAAGCCACTAACCTGGGTTCCGTGCCGAGAAGCCAGCAAAGATGAAGAGGACGTGCCGAGCAACTGGGTTCTGGACAcggggaagaggaagaagcggcGGCGCTGAGGACCTGGGGACGGCGGCGGCGCTGACGACCTGGGACCGGCGGCGGCGAAGAAGGGATAGGGTTCCCTTTGCTTCAGAGTTCAGAGTTCTCCAGTCCAGGGTGAGTGAGTGACGAATGAATTGGGGGAACAAGTGGGGTTGGTTCGCACTTCAAGGatctgttattatttttttttttcacaaataaaaaacggcgtcgttttatTCGAACCGGTCGATTACTGATCCGATTCAACCGATCGATTCTCAATCGATCCGACGATTTTTGAacggttttttttttcaacggTTTTGAATAATGGATCGAACCGTTTATATTAGCAGTTAAATTGATTTGACCAATCAGTTCGATACGATTTTTAgaatcatgattttttttttattaaatcctTACTTATTTAAAATAAGAGTAAGGTGACAAATTAGTTCTAAAGGatttatattttagataaaataatttttaaaaaataaaatattaataaaatttttagaataaaaaatataaatatattatttttaaattaatttttatgattagagtaaaaaattttaatttaaactaatttatttatatttattatcgtAAAANNNNNNNNNNNNNNNNNNNNNNNNNNttttttttttttttgctagatGATACATTGATACATCATTTAATTGGGATAACTTTTATTTACTTATGGAGATAAACTTGTCAAAAGGTCATTTTCATTGTTCAAGTATAATAAATCaccaaatcaaattcaattctaTAATAAGTTGATTTGTCtaaatattgtaattttttaaaaatgaatagaaaatatttttcaaaacaaataaaaaaatttattttttaaattagatttattttttgagATAGGACCAAAATCGAATGGGTCAAATCcaatatcaataatattatatactaaatagaataatttacgttaataaaataaataaatattaaaattattcaaatattctaaataaaaataattacatgaCTATCttaaataaatctaaataaatCGAATCAGAGAGATTTGATTTATAGTTTATACAAATAcacataaatcaatttaatttatttgtaaattaccctattatatattttagctttgtaaatattctattaattaatgaaatatttaaattttaatataaattaaatactatataaaaatataattaaacttagGACATTTTATATATGTTCCTAAGAGACTTGTTAaagataatattaataaaattttgatagaaaatataaattatttttataatttttatacattCAATATctgagaaaattttaaaaatgtcttatagtcataaaataatttaattatttcatttaataatatatgtaatttttaacttatttatcaatttatattgcataacatatctcgtttacattataaacgagatatattcaacatcaatttatttataatataaataagataagtCTAATCCTCACTTCTATAAGGAAGCCAGTTAAAGTGTGAGGAATGTCACTTTCATTCCCTCTTAcgctttctttctctctcttttggACATTTTTCTTGATATTCTTAAAGTACTTGAACATTATGACGTACGTAGATGTATGAGATGATGACATGAACTACTTGAACGCGAGCATATTACTAGAACGATCGACTTTTAAGTTAgtattcttattttcttcttttaaataaataaacatatagTTATAGTTAGggtattattataaatttagtaTTGTTATATATGACTATAATAAATGTTGTTTTAGTAACATAAAATAGATTAGTTATCAGATTAGCTTTTATTAGGtagtaaaatatattattagtatcTTCTGAATATTAGTTGCAatgttattaaataaaatttttaaatatttgatttagaaattaattttccTAGAtagatttattaattaatttaatttaattttaaagaataataaattatgaaatgtgaaataaattttattacatttttattctctattttgaattttatatttttttaattttaattttgaatatgcTAGATATTTTGTTTTGCTTAATATTTGTTGTAATGTTCTtaaatagattttttaaatgtttgatttacaaatttaattttgaatagtTATTATGGAtttagttaatttaattttaaatacaactaaattatgaaatatgaaataattatttattataatttttatctctttatttcgaattttatattttttaattttgatttcaaatatgtcatatattaaatagattttttattaaaatattttctattgaGGTAAATACTAAATTGGTACTTAAAAGATTTTGGCATTTACAAAATAGTAcctaacttttattattaacaaaatagctcctaaaaaattttaaaatttgacaaaatcaCCCAACTGTAAAATGATGATGTCACAATGAACGAAAAATGCTAATGTGGTTGTGAGAAGAGAGTTCCGATGATGACAGAGAGCTCCAACAACGTTTCCGAcaacctccttcttcttcttcgtgttcgctgcttcttctttttcaacacACCGCTGCATCCCCTTCCGCCATGGcagctgaagaagaagaccgCCATAGCACACTGCTGCACTTCGCCGCATTCTTCGTGTGcgctgcttctttttcttcaacacGCCTCTGCGTCCCCTTCCACCATGGCAGTACCTCGCCACGTTCTCGAGTTcgccgcttcttcttcttcaacatgtCGTCGCGTCCTTCCGCATCCCTTTCCGCCatggcaaagaagaagaagaagaagaagaagaagtagtagtagaagaaaaaatgtTTCCTCTGCCATGGCAGCACCTCGCCGTTGTGTCCCTTTCCGCCatggcaaagaagaagaaaaagaagcgtCCCCTCCGCCATGGCAGCACCTCGTCGCTACGTCTCCTTCTGCCATGGCAAAGAACACCGAAAACCGTCATCGGAACTCTCTGCCATCATCGGAGCTCTTTTCTGATGGTCACATCAGCATTTTTCGTTCATTGTGATGTCATCCTTTTACAGTTGGGtaattttgtcaaattttaaaatctttcaagggttattttgttaataacaaAAGTCAGGTACCATGTTGTTAGCGCCAGAATCTTTCGAGTACCGATTTGGTATTtacttcttttatattttaacagagGCATCACTTACTACTCTCTAGGTGAGTTAGCCACATTGTCGCACCATTGGACGACATTCTCCCTTACTTGAGGGAGGCTGGGTTTGGTGACACGGTGCAGCTCAGGAACTTTGTATTCGACAACACCCTGATTATTATATTCGTAGAGCATTGGAGTCTAGAGACCCACACTTTTCACCTGTCTTGGAGGTGAGTGCACTATCACCTTGCAGGATGTTGCGTATCACTTTGGGTTACACACCGACGAAGAACCAGTGAGTGGGTGCTTACGTAACTTCTAGACATGGTACCAGCACCCGACGTGGGATTGGGTAGAAGAGCTCCTCGGCATACTCAGCAGCAGGGGCGCGGGGGAAGGAGTCGTTTTCCATCAAGCTAACATAGCTTAAGGACAGAGTACATCATATCCCTTTTGGTACAAATTCGGTCACCTTCCGACAGTACACGAGGTGTTACATCTTGTTGTTGAATGGAAGTTACCTGATAATAAATAAGTCAAACAACCAGGTCCATATCAGGTATCTTACATTGTTGGCCGACTTCGAGAGGAGTCGCAGTATGTCTTGGAGATCCACTGTGCTTGCATGGGTGTACCATTCATTATGCTCTACAGCACATCGATCCACCATTGATATTGCTGGATGCATGCCACTACTGGTGTTAAGGATATATCATCGATTTTAAGAGTGGTGCCCATCTGAGAGGTAGATTCCAAGGTTTCAAACGACCGTGAGATATATCATTTTGTATATGGTTTTTCTCTTGTCATTCatagtaatttaattttattttgggtgAATATCCATCTTGATCCTTGATGAGTTCTTCAAAGGACTACGTGTCtcccaagaaaaaaaatattcatttcgGTCATTGATAATTAACTTTATAAGACTAGTTAGTCCTTTTATTAATGATCTTTCTTCAGAACATGCTTATGTGACACGTTAATTACTAATATATcctctatttaatttttaaaagtaaaaatcatttaaaaatcactaatatttcttaattttacaCAGTAAATTTAGtcaatgtatttaaaaaaagtaacaaaaaaaactaacaattaCCCCGAAAAGATAACGAGACTTCCAACAAAAAAGAATTTGCTCATCTTAGTTTGCTTTTAACGGATAAATCAACAGTTTAATATGTTATGTAGGCTTATTCCGTTaatatagagaaaaaaattaacagtAGGGCTAATCAGTCTCACAGAAATAAAGTTCAAGGACTaacaaagatattttttattgagagTCTCGTTATCTTTTAAGATAACTATCAGGAGTcgtttatgaattttgttttcttcttttattttgcaTCAAGTGATGCATTGCTTGTTATTGTTGCATATATCCATAGGTTGATATGTATGGCTGACACAGCCAATAGATAAAACCCTACAACTACAATAATGAAATACATGACACAACTAAGTATCCTCTGTGGGCTTATTGGGGCACCCTTTCCGAGTATGGCCAGTTTGTTTGCATAGCCCACACCTCTTCTCTATACGTTCGATCTCATCTATCTCATTATAAAATCTTGTAGAAACTGGTCTCTCAGTTGCTTTCTTATGCATGGCGAGATTAGGACGCAAACGTGTCTCATACCACTCTGGCTATAGCTTCTCATTTTGTATCGGCGGAAATTCTACCTCATACACCTTGAACATTGCCTCTTATATATACACTGGATGAACATATATTTCCCACTCGATACTTGCAGCAACACAAGCAGTAAGTGCATGACGACACAGAAAATGAAGTGACTGAAAAGGACCACAGTCACATGTGTCCACACTCAAACACTGAAGCCTTCCTATTGCGATGTGTTACCCACATCTTTGGGATTTTTTTTCAATACCAGATAGAAGCCACTGAGAAAACTAATTACCGACGGTCAATT
The Arachis duranensis cultivar V14167 chromosome 5, aradu.V14167.gnm2.J7QH, whole genome shotgun sequence genome window above contains:
- the LOC107490495 gene encoding pentatricopeptide repeat-containing protein At1g11900, producing the protein MAERDAEGRDDMLKKKKRRTRERGEVLPWWKGTQRRVEEKEAAHTKNAAKCSSVLWRSSSSAAMAEGDAAVANQPHLFPQFIRHSLTLDWRTLNSEAKGTLSLLRRRRSQVVSAAAVPRSSAPPLLPLPRVQNPVARHVLFIFAGFSARNPDCCTKSIERYIWNFGLDKREAEAISLDQLQQQQLVLSVSRFHSALTFHLPLSSSYPLFFSTAASPDKEIVAEKVLKEFHATIENAAASSVKGYAAYIDKMCKIGNLSAVSQMLQALQDRNISVPPNVYIVFLAEASQKNDIDLSCQAFKKLLLSSKSPSAASCLSFAQAFTKANGCIELLRFIEEVSEITCSSTSFVNKIIFALAKSGQKDKALVIFDYLKSHNYSLDLVTYNIVLDILGRTGRVDEMLDVFATMKKAGFAPDIVSYNTVLNGLRKAGRTDMCIVYFKEMSENGIEPDLLTYTALIESFGRSGNAEESLKCFREMKLKGILPSIYIYRSLINNLNKSGKVELAKELLEEMNSSSTSLAGPEDFKHKRRQRNRLTEGPEVR